A single genomic interval of Saccharothrix saharensis harbors:
- a CDS encoding GNAT family N-acetyltransferase, with translation MTQPQLLVSTGDAASDAPRYSLLVARDSDEVVAAQRLRHQVFATEMGAVLHTSVPGHDVDRFDEFCDHLVVRDDRTGDIVGTYRMLPPERAAEAGGLYSDGEFDLSALDALRPSLVETGRSCVHPDHRNGAVVSLVWAGIARYMLLSGHSWLIGCASVPLHDGGSFAAGVWDVVRAKHHAPEEYRVTPLTPWDVDPVPRPDRTVLPPLLKGYLRLGAWVCGRPALDADFGVADLPVLLGMDRVDQRYLKFFLGETA, from the coding sequence ATGACGCAGCCGCAACTGCTTGTCAGCACCGGTGACGCCGCTTCCGACGCGCCGCGCTACTCCCTGCTGGTCGCGCGCGACAGCGACGAGGTCGTGGCCGCGCAGCGGCTGCGGCACCAGGTCTTCGCCACCGAGATGGGCGCCGTGCTGCACACCTCCGTGCCGGGGCACGACGTCGACCGCTTCGACGAGTTCTGCGACCACCTCGTCGTGCGCGACGACCGGACCGGCGACATCGTCGGCACCTACCGGATGCTGCCGCCCGAGCGCGCCGCCGAGGCGGGCGGGCTGTACTCCGACGGTGAGTTCGACCTGTCCGCGCTCGACGCGCTGCGCCCGTCGCTGGTGGAGACCGGCCGCTCGTGCGTGCACCCCGACCACCGCAACGGTGCCGTGGTGTCGTTGGTGTGGGCCGGGATCGCCCGGTACATGCTGCTGTCCGGCCACTCGTGGCTGATCGGCTGCGCGTCCGTGCCGCTGCACGACGGCGGGTCGTTCGCGGCGGGGGTGTGGGACGTCGTGCGGGCCAAGCACCACGCGCCCGAGGAGTACCGCGTCACGCCGTTGACGCCGTGGGACGTGGACCCGGTGCCGCGGCCGGACAGGACGGTCCTGCCGCCGCTGCTGAAGGGCTACCTGCGGTTGGGCGCGTGGGTGTGCGGCCGGCCCGCGCTGGACGCCGACTTCGGGGTGGCGGACCTGCCCGTGCTGCTCGGGATGGACCGCGTGGACCAGCGGTACCTGAAGTTCTTCCTCGGGGAGACGGCGTGA
- a CDS encoding lysophospholipid acyltransferase family protein, protein MSKHAWMPVSPCGDGCVDHSTASVGAVRVAWRVVAASAVMLCGVLVVLAVLCVRGRARSVVLRRWFRALLGAFGVRLRVVGPVFQDNPGRGVLVVSNHVSWLDELAIDAVQPIRMVAKRDIRDWPVLGRLITAARTVYLDRERLSLLPGTVAELAQALRDGAAVGIHAEGTTWCGVASGRYRPALFQSALDAGVPVRPVVLRYRQGSATTTRPAFVGSDTLVDSMRRVLRSRGLVVEVHVLDEVAPGRAGTRRELAALVQREAERVAYGSVEVPSPRPHATRVA, encoded by the coding sequence GTGAGCAAGCACGCGTGGATGCCCGTGTCCCCGTGCGGCGACGGGTGCGTGGACCACTCGACGGCCTCCGTGGGCGCGGTCCGGGTGGCGTGGCGGGTGGTGGCGGCGTCGGCCGTCATGCTGTGCGGGGTGCTCGTGGTCCTCGCCGTGCTGTGCGTGCGGGGACGGGCCCGGTCGGTGGTGCTGCGGCGCTGGTTCCGGGCGCTGCTGGGCGCGTTCGGCGTGCGGCTGCGGGTGGTGGGGCCGGTGTTCCAGGACAACCCGGGACGTGGCGTGCTGGTGGTGTCCAACCACGTGTCGTGGCTGGACGAGCTGGCCATCGACGCGGTGCAGCCCATCCGGATGGTGGCCAAGCGGGACATCCGGGACTGGCCGGTGCTCGGTCGGCTGATCACCGCCGCCCGCACGGTGTACCTGGACCGGGAGCGGCTGTCGCTGCTGCCCGGCACGGTCGCCGAGCTGGCGCAGGCGTTGCGGGACGGCGCGGCGGTCGGCATCCACGCGGAGGGTACGACCTGGTGCGGCGTGGCGTCCGGGCGTTACCGGCCCGCGTTGTTCCAGTCCGCACTGGACGCGGGTGTGCCCGTGCGACCCGTGGTGTTGCGGTACCGGCAGGGGTCCGCGACGACGACCCGGCCCGCGTTCGTGGGCTCCGACACGCTGGTCGACTCGATGCGGCGGGTGCTGCGCTCGCGCGGGCTCGTGGTGGAGGTGCACGTGCTGGACGAGGTCGCGCCCGGCCGGGCGGGGACGCGCCGCGAGCTGGCGGCGCTGGTGCAGCGGGAAGCGGAGCGGGTGGCGTACGGGTCGGTCGAGGTGCCCTCGCCGCGCCCGCACGCCACCCGGGTCGCCTAG
- a CDS encoding MFS transporter produces the protein MTTTTGTPAKSSLWTPERRGPTVGIILLVTLLAFENMGVSTAMPRMVADLDGNDLYAWPFLAFLAASVVATVLSGRLSDLRGPRPSLLVGPALFLVGLIVAGVAQDMSLLLLGRVLQGIGGGAQVVAVYVLIGLVYPERDRPAVFGLLASAWVVPSLVGPALAGWLTEALSWRWVFLGLAPFVLLGVLLLVPVLRNLPPHTPDRNTRRGLPMAALGAGFGVAALSWAAQHPRGVNLLIGVAGLVALVPSLRVLLPRGTLTARPGLPTTILARALLAGSFFAAEAFIPLTLTSVHGYSAIAAGIPLTLSALGWSAAAWWQSRKPDIPRAKLVRWGFVLNAAGISGVTLIAPSWGPAWATPVLWAVAGAGMGMAMSSLSVLTLGASSEVDRGFNSSALQISDMLGSALLVGLGGVLVTTFASAAAPTAAVVPFDLLMAGVAVLGAVLAGRLGRATLES, from the coding sequence GTGACGACGACGACCGGTACGCCCGCCAAGAGCAGCCTCTGGACACCTGAACGGCGGGGCCCGACGGTCGGGATCATCCTGCTCGTCACGTTGCTCGCGTTCGAGAACATGGGCGTCAGCACGGCGATGCCGCGCATGGTCGCCGACCTCGACGGCAACGACCTGTACGCGTGGCCGTTCCTGGCGTTCCTGGCCGCGAGCGTGGTCGCCACGGTGCTGTCCGGCCGGCTCAGCGACCTGCGCGGGCCGCGGCCGTCGTTGTTGGTCGGGCCCGCGCTGTTCCTGGTCGGGCTGATCGTCGCCGGGGTGGCGCAGGACATGTCCCTGCTGCTCCTGGGCCGCGTGCTGCAGGGCATCGGCGGCGGCGCGCAGGTCGTCGCGGTGTACGTGCTGATCGGCCTGGTCTACCCCGAGCGGGACCGGCCCGCGGTGTTCGGGCTGCTCGCCTCGGCGTGGGTGGTGCCGTCGTTGGTCGGCCCGGCGCTGGCCGGGTGGCTGACCGAGGCGCTGAGCTGGCGCTGGGTGTTCCTCGGGCTCGCCCCGTTCGTGCTGCTCGGCGTGCTGCTGCTGGTGCCCGTGCTGCGGAACCTGCCGCCGCACACGCCCGACCGGAACACCCGGCGCGGGTTGCCGATGGCCGCGCTCGGCGCCGGGTTCGGCGTCGCGGCGCTGAGCTGGGCCGCGCAGCACCCGCGCGGGGTGAACCTGCTGATCGGGGTGGCCGGGTTGGTCGCGCTGGTGCCCTCGCTGCGCGTGCTGCTGCCCCGGGGCACGCTCACCGCGCGTCCCGGCCTGCCGACCACGATCCTGGCCCGCGCGCTGCTGGCGGGCTCGTTCTTCGCCGCCGAGGCGTTCATCCCGCTGACGCTGACCTCCGTGCACGGCTACTCGGCCATCGCCGCGGGCATCCCGCTCACGCTGAGCGCGTTGGGCTGGTCCGCCGCCGCGTGGTGGCAGTCCCGCAAGCCGGACATCCCGCGCGCGAAGCTGGTGCGCTGGGGGTTCGTGCTCAACGCCGCGGGTATCTCCGGGGTGACGCTCATCGCACCGTCGTGGGGTCCGGCGTGGGCCACACCGGTCCTCTGGGCGGTCGCCGGAGCCGGGATGGGGATGGCCATGTCGAGCTTGAGCGTGCTCACCCTCGGCGCGTCGTCCGAGGTCGACCGGGGGTTCAACTCCTCCGCCCTGCAGATCTCGGACATGCTCGGCTCGGCGCTGCTGGTCGGCCTGGGTGGTGTGCTCGTCACCACGTTCGCCTCGGCCGCCGCCCCGACGGCCGCCGTCGTGCCGTTCGACCTGCTGATGGCGGGGGTCGCGGTGCTCGGTGCGGTGCTCGCCGGACGGCTGGGCCGGGCTACCCTGGAAAGCTGA
- a CDS encoding cysteine desulfurase family protein has translation MAYFDHAATTPMLPEAIEAMTRALSTTGNASSLHTSGRRARRLVEEAREDIADALGARPSEVIFTSGGTESDNLAVKGVYWSRRTSRRRRVVASSVEHHAVLDAVQWLVEHEGAEVTWLPPDGLGRIRPEVLRDALDDDVALVTAMWANNEVGTINPVRELAALAAERAVPFHTDAVQAVGSVPVDFAESGASALTLTGHKIGGPYGVGVLLLGRDVATTPVLHGGGQEREVRSGTLDVPSIAALAVAVRHAVDHRAETAAAVAALRDELVESVRRVVPDVAVNGDPAHRLPGNAHLTFPGCEGDSLLMLLDAKGIECSTGSACTAGVAQPSHVLLAMGVDPVSARGSLRFSLGHTSTAADVRELAEVIGPVVERARTAGIAGLKRLAGQATAEV, from the coding sequence ATGGCCTACTTCGACCACGCCGCCACGACCCCCATGCTCCCCGAGGCGATCGAGGCGATGACTCGGGCGTTGTCCACCACGGGCAACGCCTCGTCGTTGCACACCTCGGGCCGGCGGGCCCGGCGGCTGGTCGAGGAGGCGCGGGAGGACATCGCGGACGCCCTCGGCGCGCGACCCTCCGAGGTGATCTTCACCAGCGGCGGCACGGAGAGCGACAACCTCGCGGTCAAGGGCGTGTACTGGTCCCGCCGCACGTCCCGCCGCCGGCGCGTGGTGGCCTCGTCGGTGGAGCACCACGCCGTGCTGGACGCGGTGCAGTGGCTGGTCGAGCACGAGGGCGCCGAGGTCACCTGGCTCCCGCCCGACGGGCTCGGCCGGATCCGGCCCGAGGTGCTGCGCGACGCGTTGGACGACGACGTCGCCCTGGTCACCGCGATGTGGGCGAACAACGAGGTCGGCACGATCAACCCGGTGCGCGAGCTGGCCGCGCTGGCGGCCGAGCGGGCGGTGCCGTTCCACACCGACGCGGTGCAGGCCGTCGGCTCGGTGCCGGTCGACTTCGCCGAGTCCGGCGCGTCGGCGCTGACCCTCACCGGGCACAAGATCGGCGGGCCGTACGGCGTTGGCGTGCTGCTGCTGGGCCGTGACGTGGCCACGACGCCCGTGCTGCACGGCGGCGGCCAGGAGCGGGAAGTGCGGTCCGGCACGCTGGACGTGCCGTCGATCGCCGCCCTCGCGGTGGCGGTGCGGCACGCGGTGGACCACCGCGCCGAGACGGCCGCCGCGGTGGCCGCGCTGCGCGACGAGCTGGTCGAGTCCGTGCGGCGGGTCGTGCCGGACGTGGCGGTGAACGGCGACCCGGCGCACCGGCTGCCCGGCAACGCGCACCTGACGTTCCCCGGTTGCGAGGGCGACAGCCTGCTGATGCTGCTGGACGCCAAGGGCATCGAGTGCTCCACCGGCTCGGCCTGCACGGCGGGCGTGGCGCAGCCCAGCCACGTGCTGCTGGCCATGGGCGTGGACCCGGTGTCGGCGCGCGGCTCGCTGCGGTTCTCCCTGGGCCACACCTCCACGGCGGCCGACGTGCGGGAACTGGCCGAGGTGATCGGCCCGGTGGTCGAACGCGCCCGCACGGCGGGCATCGCGGGGTTGAAGCGGCTTGCGGGCCAGGCGACGGCGGAGGTGTGA
- the mnmA gene encoding tRNA 2-thiouridine(34) synthase MnmA, translating into MRVLAAMSGGVDSAVAAARAVAAGHEVTGVHLALSAKPGTLRTGARGCCTIEDARDARRAADVLGIPFYVWDFAERFTEEVVDEFVAEYAAGRTPNPCLRCNEKIKFEALLDKAIGLGFDAVCTGHYARLATVDGVPQLRRSADDGKDQSYVLASLTHEQLAHAMFPLGDSTKAQVRAEAAERGLQVAAKPDSHDICFIPDGDTRGFLTRKLGEQPGVLVDDETGAVLGRHVGVHEFTVGQRKGLGIDAPAPDGRPRYVLSLEPVSGTVRVGAAEKLKVTEIVARRPVTRVAFDGPVECVAQVRAHGGLAPAVAEVVDGELLVRLREPLSGVAPGQAVAVYREDAAAGDLVLASATISTTR; encoded by the coding sequence ATGCGGGTGCTGGCGGCGATGAGCGGCGGGGTGGATTCCGCCGTGGCTGCGGCGCGGGCGGTGGCGGCGGGCCACGAGGTGACCGGCGTGCACCTGGCGCTGTCGGCCAAGCCCGGCACGTTGCGCACCGGCGCGCGTGGCTGCTGCACGATCGAGGACGCCCGGGACGCGCGGCGCGCGGCGGACGTGCTCGGCATCCCGTTCTACGTCTGGGACTTCGCGGAGCGGTTCACCGAGGAGGTCGTGGACGAGTTCGTGGCCGAGTACGCGGCCGGCCGCACGCCCAACCCGTGCCTGCGGTGCAACGAGAAGATCAAGTTCGAGGCGTTGCTGGACAAGGCGATCGGGCTCGGCTTCGACGCGGTGTGCACCGGCCACTACGCCCGACTGGCCACTGTGGACGGTGTGCCGCAGCTCCGCCGCTCGGCCGACGACGGCAAGGACCAGTCCTACGTGCTGGCGTCGTTGACGCACGAGCAGCTGGCCCACGCGATGTTCCCGCTGGGCGACTCGACCAAGGCGCAGGTCCGGGCCGAGGCCGCCGAGCGCGGGCTCCAGGTCGCCGCGAAGCCCGACAGCCACGACATCTGCTTCATCCCCGACGGCGACACCCGCGGCTTCCTGACCCGCAAGCTGGGCGAGCAGCCCGGCGTGCTGGTGGACGACGAGACCGGCGCGGTGCTCGGGCGGCACGTGGGCGTGCACGAGTTCACCGTCGGCCAGCGCAAGGGCCTGGGCATCGACGCGCCCGCGCCCGACGGCCGACCCCGGTACGTGCTGTCGCTGGAGCCGGTGAGCGGCACGGTCCGGGTCGGCGCGGCGGAGAAGCTGAAGGTCACCGAGATCGTCGCCCGGCGGCCCGTGACGCGGGTGGCGTTCGACGGCCCGGTGGAGTGCGTGGCGCAGGTGCGCGCGCACGGCGGGTTGGCGCCTGCGGTGGCCGAAGTCGTCGACGGCGAGCTGTTGGTGCGCCTCCGCGAGCCGTTGAGCGGCGTCGCCCCTGGTCAGGCGGTCGCGGTCTACCGGGAGGACGCGGCGGCGGGCGACCTGGTGCTCGCCAGCGCGACGATCAGCACGACTCGTTGA
- a CDS encoding serine/threonine dehydratase — MTPDVAAAADRIRPHARRTPLWRTEVDGRPIAFKLEHLQLTGSFKLRGALNTLIAAGSPDRVVTASGGNHGLGVAKAAHLLGLHATVFVPVSAPEGKVRRIEAAGAKLIRHGDTYAEAVLAARETPGCYVEAYDDLPVVAGQGTVASEIVEDAPDVDAIAVAVGGGGLAAGTALASGRLTVAVEPERCCALHHALAAGEPVDAEVDSVAASALGATRVGDVPFGILSTHPVTSVLVSEAEILAARDRLWEEFRLAVEPAAAVPFAAWLAGRVPGEPACVVLCGANTDWTP; from the coding sequence ATGACCCCCGACGTCGCCGCCGCCGCTGACCGCATCCGCCCGCACGCCCGCCGCACCCCGTTGTGGCGCACGGAGGTCGACGGCAGGCCGATCGCGTTCAAGCTGGAGCACCTCCAGCTCACCGGCTCGTTCAAGCTGCGCGGCGCGCTGAACACCCTCATCGCCGCCGGGTCACCGGACCGCGTGGTCACCGCGTCGGGCGGCAACCACGGCCTCGGCGTGGCGAAGGCCGCCCACCTGCTCGGGCTGCACGCCACCGTGTTCGTGCCGGTGAGCGCGCCCGAGGGCAAGGTGCGCCGGATCGAGGCGGCGGGCGCGAAGCTCATCCGGCACGGCGACACGTACGCCGAGGCGGTGCTGGCCGCCCGCGAGACGCCCGGCTGCTACGTCGAGGCCTACGATGATCTGCCCGTCGTCGCAGGTCAGGGCACGGTCGCGAGCGAGATCGTCGAGGACGCGCCGGACGTGGACGCCATCGCCGTCGCGGTCGGCGGCGGCGGGCTGGCCGCGGGCACGGCGCTGGCCTCCGGTCGGCTCACGGTCGCGGTGGAGCCGGAGCGGTGCTGCGCCCTGCACCACGCGCTGGCGGCGGGCGAGCCGGTCGACGCCGAGGTGGACTCGGTCGCCGCGTCGGCGTTGGGCGCCACGCGCGTGGGCGACGTGCCGTTCGGCATCCTCAGCACGCACCCGGTGACGTCCGTGCTCGTGTCCGAGGCCGAGATCCTGGCCGCCCGGGACCGGCTGTGGGAGGAGTTCCGGCTGGCCGTGGAACCGGCCGCGGCCGTCCCGTTCGCCGCGTGGCTCGCCGGTCGGGTCCCGGGCGAGCCGGCCTGCGTCGTCCTGTGCGGCGCGAACACCGACTGGACGCCGTAG
- a CDS encoding DUF6584 family protein, whose protein sequence is MPLELTLRKAAEEVERGDLASVLRARQRLVRLVASYPDRLDLRERLAEVYRVLGDAAQAGRWTYLSGSRDEAEVAAFERAYRTPLARLEAMNWVSGEAGAPTRTARERLVALREAANDQLRAELSVADDRDSSWRANALVLVGLVVVLLCFVVGAVTLVMWAYRWFAG, encoded by the coding sequence ATGCCGCTCGAGCTGACGCTCCGCAAGGCCGCCGAAGAGGTCGAACGCGGTGACCTGGCCAGTGTCCTGCGGGCCCGGCAGCGCCTGGTAAGGCTGGTCGCCAGCTACCCCGACCGGCTCGACCTGCGCGAGCGCCTCGCCGAGGTGTACCGGGTGCTCGGCGACGCGGCGCAGGCCGGGCGGTGGACCTACCTGTCCGGGTCGCGCGACGAGGCGGAGGTGGCGGCGTTCGAGCGCGCCTACCGCACGCCGCTGGCGCGGCTGGAGGCGATGAACTGGGTCAGCGGTGAGGCGGGTGCGCCGACCCGCACCGCGCGGGAACGGCTGGTGGCGTTGCGGGAGGCGGCCAACGACCAGCTGCGAGCCGAGCTGTCGGTGGCCGACGACCGCGACTCGTCGTGGCGCGCCAACGCGCTGGTCCTGGTGGGCCTGGTCGTCGTCCTGCTGTGCTTCGTGGTCGGCGCGGTGACGCTCGTCATGTGGGCCTACAGGTGGTTCGCCGGGTGA
- the paaI gene encoding hydroxyphenylacetyl-CoA thioesterase PaaI, translating to MNGPAEMLANDAASTALGIRALELGDGTAKLVMTVTDRMVNGHGIGHGGYVFLLADTAFACACNRHGSVTVAAQAEIDFIAPVHEGDELVAEAVERARFGRSGIYDITVRRGEEVVAEFRGRSRTLRPNGADPAPGG from the coding sequence ATGAACGGACCCGCGGAGATGCTCGCCAACGACGCCGCGTCGACCGCGCTCGGCATCCGGGCGCTCGAGCTCGGCGACGGCACGGCCAAGCTGGTCATGACCGTCACCGACCGGATGGTCAACGGCCACGGCATCGGGCACGGCGGGTACGTGTTCCTGCTCGCCGACACCGCCTTCGCCTGCGCGTGCAACCGCCACGGCTCGGTGACCGTGGCGGCGCAGGCGGAGATCGACTTCATCGCCCCCGTGCACGAGGGGGACGAGCTGGTGGCCGAGGCGGTGGAGCGGGCGCGGTTCGGGCGCAGCGGGATCTACGACATCACCGTGCGCCGGGGCGAGGAGGTGGTGGCCGAGTTCCGCGGCCGGAGCCGGACCCTCAGGCCGAACGGCGCAGACCCAGCACCTGGAGGGTGA
- a CDS encoding cadmium resistance transporter, with amino-acid sequence MLDIIRAVGLFAVTNVDDIVLLALFFARGVPPWRVVLGQYLGFAGILAVAVAAALGATLLPPSVLPWLGLLPLALGVKAAWQAWRGGDDPSPVATGALGVAAVTFANGGDNIGVYVPVFATTGITGYVIVFLVLVAVWCGAGRYFATRPAIAHALTRWGHVVLPVVLILIGVLILLGV; translated from the coding sequence GTGCTGGACATCATCCGTGCGGTCGGGCTGTTCGCGGTGACGAACGTGGACGACATCGTGCTGCTGGCGTTGTTCTTCGCGCGGGGCGTACCCCCGTGGCGGGTCGTGCTGGGCCAGTACCTGGGCTTCGCCGGCATCCTGGCGGTCGCCGTCGCCGCCGCCCTCGGCGCGACCCTGCTGCCGCCGTCGGTGCTCCCGTGGCTCGGCCTCCTCCCGCTGGCGCTGGGCGTGAAGGCGGCGTGGCAGGCGTGGCGCGGGGGTGACGACCCGTCGCCGGTGGCCACGGGCGCGCTCGGCGTGGCCGCCGTGACGTTCGCCAACGGCGGCGACAACATCGGCGTCTACGTCCCGGTCTTCGCCACCACCGGCATCACCGGGTACGTGATCGTCTTCCTCGTCCTGGTGGCGGTGTGGTGCGGAGCGGGCCGCTACTTCGCGACCCGCCCCGCCATCGCCCACGCCCTGACCCGCTGGGGCCACGTGGTGCTCCCGGTCGTGCTGATCCTGATCGGCGTCCTGATCCTGCTGGGTGTCTAG